A single region of the Salvia miltiorrhiza cultivar Shanhuang (shh) chromosome 8, IMPLAD_Smil_shh, whole genome shotgun sequence genome encodes:
- the LOC131002029 gene encoding uncharacterized protein LOC131002029 isoform X2 yields the protein MGAGRKTTTITLEEKYETSWKANAGAPARNLTKVELGAIIFGCKHSTIKECLENELFGLPAGHYSYVKKATPGLPLFLFNYSDRKLHGVFEAVSCGQMNIDLNAWITTSEGAATTPYPAQVRIRATCRCRPLLEEEMRPIIANNYYTEKFFWFELDKEQTKRLMTLFKSSPCPENILRPSNADWKKNIFNAPLRSSVVNLEARYGMAEARLKENKQSNVSVCNSNRDAFSPEKKWSELFKPSSSSSAVNHAEVSTPQKVLNPATSECFDEEWESASNSNAWGELPPEEVHYDDTNVESDSSIVECWEDSDLVDSYLKEISESSRQFHDGDSVRPNLKDDKMTLLDGWGDPVQADESEEGLIDSKENNGPSITLAPVQDSQLNLMDRRVQEDKSEEYIQPSQFMYMITKFMEEIEELKVTQFNQSLKIETLEQELGHSKQELDELNKRFQKLE from the exons ATGGGGGCGGGCAGAAAAACTACAACAATTACACTGGAGGAGAAATATGAAACTTCCTGGAAAGCTAACGCTGGTGCACCTGCTAGAAATTTGACAAAAGTTGAACTCGGAGCCATTATATTTGGATGCAAGCATAGCACTATCAAGGAATGCTTGGAAAATGAGCTTTTTG GATTGCCAGCTGGGCATTATTCATATGTGAAGAAAGCAACCCCTGGCCTTCCACTTTTTCTGTTCAACTATAGTGACCGGAAGCTTCATGGTGTATTTGAAGCAGTGTCATGTGGCCAGATGAATATTGATCTGAATGCATGGATCACTACGAGTGAGGGTGCTGCGACTACACCATATCCTGCACAG GTACGAATCCGTGCAACGTGTAGATGTCGTCCTTTGCTTGAAGAAGAAATGAGACCTATAATTGCAAACAATTACTACACAGAGAAGTTCTTTTGGTTTGAGCTTGATAAAGAACAAACAAAAAGATTGATGACACTCTTCAAATCATCTCCATGTCCAGAAAACATACTCCGCCCCTCAAATGCAGATTGGAAGAAAAACATCTTCAATGCTCCGTTGAGATCTAGTGTAGTTAACTTGGAAGCACGTTATGGAATGGCTGAGGCAAGGTTAAAAGAAAATAAGCAATCGAATGTCTCAGTCTGTAACAGTAACAGAGATGCTTTTTCCCCGGAGAAGAAATGGAGTGAGTTGTTCaaaccttcttcttcttcgtcagCAGTGAACCATGCTGAAGTTTCCACACCTCAGAAAGTGTTAAATCCAGCAACATCAGAATGTTTTGATGAGGAGTGGGAATCTGCCTCAAATTCTAATGCATGGGGTGAATTGCCTCCTGAAGAAGTTCATTACGATGATACTAATGTCGAGAGTGACTCAAGTATTGTGGAATGTTGGGAAGATAGCGATCTTGTTGACAGTTATTTGAAAGAGATATCTGAAAGCAGTAGGCAATTTCATGATGGAGACAGTGTTAGGCCTAATCTGAAAGACGACAAGATGACTCTTTTGGATGGATGGGGTGATCCTGTGCAAGCTGATGAGTCTGAAGAAGGTTTGATCGATAGCAAAGAAAACAATGGACCTAGCATCACTTTGGCACCTGTACAAGATAGTCAGCTTAACTTGATGGACAGGAGGGTTCAAGAGGACAAGTCCGAAGAATATATACAACCTTCCCAATTTATGTACATGATCACTAAG TTTATGGAAGAAATTGAAGAGTTGAAGGTCACGCAGTTCAATCAAAGTCTGAAAATTGAGACTCTTGAGCAGGAGTTG GGCCATTCCAAACAAGAACTTGATGAATTGAACAAGAGGTTTCAAAAGTTGGAATAA
- the LOC131002029 gene encoding uncharacterized protein LOC131002029 isoform X1 yields MTPIPPIKLFLPFVITRVISTFHPQLPPFWHVVTQLLQHFFSSFDGKLLQHLTEKYKYFAFLPTIVCSTLISISFRKICNVQSQLCAAILSFLSHTFINAKLFSVFACLKSEMGAGRKTTTITLEEKYETSWKANAGAPARNLTKVELGAIIFGCKHSTIKECLENELFGLPAGHYSYVKKATPGLPLFLFNYSDRKLHGVFEAVSCGQMNIDLNAWITTSEGAATTPYPAQVRIRATCRCRPLLEEEMRPIIANNYYTEKFFWFELDKEQTKRLMTLFKSSPCPENILRPSNADWKKNIFNAPLRSSVVNLEARYGMAEARLKENKQSNVSVCNSNRDAFSPEKKWSELFKPSSSSSAVNHAEVSTPQKVLNPATSECFDEEWESASNSNAWGELPPEEVHYDDTNVESDSSIVECWEDSDLVDSYLKEISESSRQFHDGDSVRPNLKDDKMTLLDGWGDPVQADESEEGLIDSKENNGPSITLAPVQDSQLNLMDRRVQEDKSEEYIQPSQFMYMITKFMEEIEELKVTQFNQSLKIETLEQELGHSKQELDELNKRFQKLE; encoded by the exons ATGACACCAATTCCTCCAATCAAACTCTTTTTACCCTTTGTTATTACAAGGGTAATATCGACAtttcatccacaactaccaCCTTTCTGGCATGTTGTCACACAGCTTCtgcaacattttttttcttcttttgatgGAAAACTTCTGCAACATTTAACAGAAAAGTACAAGTATTTTGCGTTCCTTCCCACTATAGTCTGTTCTACGTTGATCTCCATTTCTTTCAGAAAAATCTGCAACGTCCAATCTCAGTTGTGTGCAGCGATTTTATCCTTTCTCTCACACACATTCATAAACGCGAAACTCTTCTCCGTTTTTGCTTGTTTGAAGTCCGAG ATGGGGGCGGGCAGAAAAACTACAACAATTACACTGGAGGAGAAATATGAAACTTCCTGGAAAGCTAACGCTGGTGCACCTGCTAGAAATTTGACAAAAGTTGAACTCGGAGCCATTATATTTGGATGCAAGCATAGCACTATCAAGGAATGCTTGGAAAATGAGCTTTTTG GATTGCCAGCTGGGCATTATTCATATGTGAAGAAAGCAACCCCTGGCCTTCCACTTTTTCTGTTCAACTATAGTGACCGGAAGCTTCATGGTGTATTTGAAGCAGTGTCATGTGGCCAGATGAATATTGATCTGAATGCATGGATCACTACGAGTGAGGGTGCTGCGACTACACCATATCCTGCACAG GTACGAATCCGTGCAACGTGTAGATGTCGTCCTTTGCTTGAAGAAGAAATGAGACCTATAATTGCAAACAATTACTACACAGAGAAGTTCTTTTGGTTTGAGCTTGATAAAGAACAAACAAAAAGATTGATGACACTCTTCAAATCATCTCCATGTCCAGAAAACATACTCCGCCCCTCAAATGCAGATTGGAAGAAAAACATCTTCAATGCTCCGTTGAGATCTAGTGTAGTTAACTTGGAAGCACGTTATGGAATGGCTGAGGCAAGGTTAAAAGAAAATAAGCAATCGAATGTCTCAGTCTGTAACAGTAACAGAGATGCTTTTTCCCCGGAGAAGAAATGGAGTGAGTTGTTCaaaccttcttcttcttcgtcagCAGTGAACCATGCTGAAGTTTCCACACCTCAGAAAGTGTTAAATCCAGCAACATCAGAATGTTTTGATGAGGAGTGGGAATCTGCCTCAAATTCTAATGCATGGGGTGAATTGCCTCCTGAAGAAGTTCATTACGATGATACTAATGTCGAGAGTGACTCAAGTATTGTGGAATGTTGGGAAGATAGCGATCTTGTTGACAGTTATTTGAAAGAGATATCTGAAAGCAGTAGGCAATTTCATGATGGAGACAGTGTTAGGCCTAATCTGAAAGACGACAAGATGACTCTTTTGGATGGATGGGGTGATCCTGTGCAAGCTGATGAGTCTGAAGAAGGTTTGATCGATAGCAAAGAAAACAATGGACCTAGCATCACTTTGGCACCTGTACAAGATAGTCAGCTTAACTTGATGGACAGGAGGGTTCAAGAGGACAAGTCCGAAGAATATATACAACCTTCCCAATTTATGTACATGATCACTAAG TTTATGGAAGAAATTGAAGAGTTGAAGGTCACGCAGTTCAATCAAAGTCTGAAAATTGAGACTCTTGAGCAGGAGTTG GGCCATTCCAAACAAGAACTTGATGAATTGAACAAGAGGTTTCAAAAGTTGGAATAA